The Acetomicrobium flavidum genome window below encodes:
- a CDS encoding argininosuccinate synthase: MYKGKVVLAYSGGLDTSVAIKWLMDQGYDVVTFTADVGQTVDLEACKERALLIGACNAYVMDLKEEFVHDFVWPALKANAMYQGTYPLTSALSRPLISKYLAKIAEIEGAVAVAHGCTGKGQDQVRIEVCTRALKPDLKVLAPVRDWHFSRDDEIDYAKEHGIPIPVTKKSPYSIDDNLWGRAIECGPLEDPWTEPPSDAFTLTVDPWKAPEDVKYIEITFKEGLPVALDGEEMDGVTLIAKLNDIAGKYGVGRIDMIEDRLVGFKSREVYECPAPVVLLQAKKALEKMTLAKDLLAVKADLELKYAELAYVGYWFSPLREALDAFFNDAQKVVNGVVRVRLYKGQSVVVGLKSPNSLYVNDLATYSAGDSFDHSSAVGFINIWGLPIVTWKQVHGSKKGECTCGANVDKEAVGSSQKG, from the coding sequence ATGTATAAGGGAAAGGTAGTTTTAGCTTACAGTGGAGGGCTCGATACTTCCGTTGCCATAAAGTGGCTCATGGATCAGGGGTATGATGTCGTGACGTTCACTGCCGATGTGGGTCAGACCGTGGATTTGGAGGCCTGCAAGGAAAGGGCGCTCCTCATAGGGGCCTGCAATGCTTACGTCATGGATCTGAAGGAAGAATTTGTACATGACTTCGTTTGGCCTGCACTGAAGGCAAATGCCATGTATCAGGGAACGTATCCCTTGACGTCAGCGCTTTCGAGGCCTCTGATATCCAAGTATTTGGCAAAAATCGCTGAAATCGAGGGAGCTGTTGCAGTTGCTCACGGATGTACCGGCAAAGGCCAAGACCAGGTTCGCATAGAAGTTTGCACCAGGGCATTAAAGCCGGATTTGAAGGTTTTGGCACCGGTAAGGGATTGGCACTTCTCCCGGGATGACGAGATAGATTACGCCAAAGAGCACGGGATCCCCATTCCGGTCACGAAGAAAAGCCCCTACAGCATCGACGATAATCTGTGGGGCAGGGCCATCGAATGCGGTCCTCTTGAGGATCCCTGGACAGAACCACCGTCCGATGCCTTTACGCTTACCGTTGATCCCTGGAAGGCGCCTGAGGACGTAAAATATATCGAGATAACCTTCAAGGAAGGGTTGCCCGTTGCTCTGGACGGCGAGGAGATGGACGGCGTCACCTTGATCGCCAAGTTAAACGACATCGCCGGCAAATATGGTGTCGGGCGAATAGACATGATCGAAGACAGGCTTGTCGGATTTAAGAGCAGGGAAGTATACGAATGCCCGGCGCCGGTCGTGTTGCTTCAGGCTAAAAAGGCATTGGAGAAGATGACGTTGGCCAAGGATTTACTAGCCGTCAAAGCAGACCTTGAACTGAAATATGCAGAGCTTGCCTACGTGGGCTACTGGTTTTCGCCCCTGAGGGAAGCGTTAGATGCCTTCTTCAACGATGCCCAAAAGGTGGTAAACGGCGTCGTGAGGGTGAGGTTGTATAAAGGTCAAAGCGTAGTAGTAGGCCTTAAGTCCCCCAATTCCCTTTATGTAAACGACCTTGCTACGTACTCTGCCGGAGATTCCTTCGACCATTCTTCGGCGGTCGGCTTCATAAATATTTGGGGGCTTCCCATAGTCACATGGAAGCAGGTGCACGGATCCAAGAAAGGCGAATGTACATGCGGTGCTAACGTTGACAAGGAGGCCGTAGGTTCGAGCCAGAAAGGTTAA
- a CDS encoding B12-binding domain-containing radical SAM protein yields the protein MKSLSHKNILGINPPVFDFAFFDLWAKPLGLLYILDYLRDLGNDVSLIDCIYEGRSKPKTFGRHKTQRARVEKPDAYRDIPRRFYHFGMTKEAFEERLSQVKRPDVILVTSGMTYWYLGVKWCIDIIKRHFPDIPLLLGGIYAQLCPDHAQTLGVDGVQTCQLNLPLRRPALDLYDNPEYGVTVTSIGCPLHCRYCASGKLWPQYSRRPTEEVIAEISFQASIPTVKDMAFYDDALLMDKERHFYPLCERLKDGFSDLRFHTPNGLHVREIDELCARYLFKVGFKTIRLSFEGTDPAVQRASSDKVCNLQYVQAVKNLLKAGYSLNDIETYILVGLPGQSYESVKEAILFVKSLGATAKLAEYSPIPGTPMFDECAKSFPQFRTEPLYQNNTAYCGYMTPDITQDQLQELKDLANGR from the coding sequence TTGAAAAGCTTGAGCCACAAAAATATTCTCGGGATTAACCCGCCGGTCTTCGACTTCGCCTTCTTCGATCTCTGGGCAAAGCCCTTAGGTCTACTTTATATACTGGATTACTTGAGGGACTTGGGAAACGATGTCAGCCTCATAGATTGCATATACGAGGGACGCAGCAAGCCTAAAACCTTCGGACGCCATAAGACCCAAAGGGCAAGGGTCGAAAAGCCCGATGCTTACCGGGACATCCCGCGCAGGTTTTATCATTTTGGCATGACGAAGGAAGCTTTCGAGGAGAGGCTTTCCCAAGTAAAAAGGCCCGACGTAATTTTAGTCACCTCGGGCATGACGTACTGGTACCTGGGAGTAAAATGGTGTATCGACATAATAAAAAGGCATTTTCCCGATATCCCATTGCTACTTGGAGGCATATATGCTCAACTTTGCCCCGATCACGCCCAGACCCTGGGCGTCGACGGTGTTCAAACCTGTCAGCTTAACCTGCCCTTGCGTCGGCCCGCCCTGGACCTCTACGACAATCCGGAATATGGCGTCACGGTCACATCGATAGGCTGTCCTTTGCACTGCAGGTACTGCGCTTCCGGGAAGCTATGGCCACAATACAGCAGGCGTCCGACAGAAGAGGTAATCGCCGAGATATCCTTTCAGGCCAGCATCCCGACCGTCAAAGATATGGCCTTCTACGATGATGCTCTTTTGATGGACAAAGAAAGGCATTTTTATCCCTTGTGCGAGAGGTTAAAAGACGGGTTTAGCGATTTACGCTTTCATACCCCTAACGGCCTTCACGTGAGGGAAATCGACGAACTTTGCGCCCGCTATCTTTTCAAGGTGGGTTTTAAGACGATACGGTTGAGCTTCGAAGGCACAGACCCGGCCGTTCAAAGGGCAAGCTCCGACAAGGTCTGCAACCTGCAGTATGTCCAGGCCGTAAAAAACTTGCTGAAGGCGGGTTACTCCTTAAACGACATCGAGACGTATATACTGGTTGGGCTGCCAGGTCAAAGCTATGAAAGCGTAAAAGAGGCTATTTTATTTGTAAAATCCTTGGGCGCAACCGCCAAGCTGGCTGAGTACTCCCCAATTCCGGGAACGCCAATGTTTGATGAATGCGCCAAAAGCTTTCCCCAGTTCAGGACAGAACCTTTGTATCAAAATAACACCGCTTACTGCGGGTACATGACGCCTGATATCACGCAAGATCAGCTTCAGGAGCTTAAAGACCTCGCAAATGGCAGATAA
- a CDS encoding alanine/glycine:cation symporter family protein — protein sequence MQLVRAANGILWGNLMIWLLLGTGIFYTVRLGFPQFRRFGHMFKILLGSRKAEEKGISSFQALCTGLAAQVGTGNIAGVATALVSGGPGAVFWMWMTALVGMATISAEAVLAQLFRVKNEDGTYRGGPAYYLERGLGQRWMGILFAISIILAMPLVFNAVQCNSIVAGIRGAFFRDSSAKNIELYLGIGVAAVTAVVIFGGLRRIARVAEVVVPFMAIMYISIALVTLILNIHHVPDIITLIFKSAFGVRQVAGGIMGHTVSEALRYGVARGLFSNEAGMGSTPNAHATAEVKHPVRQGFTAMFAVFVDTIVICSATALFILLSNQLGSGLTGVELTQASLIDIVGSWGAYFLSIALTFFAWTSILGNYYYGESNLMYLFPGSEGRVMLYIYRIGVLGMVIFGAVSSVPFVWELADFFNGLMALLNLVGILCLSGLVVKMFKDYERQLEANPKVEPVYIRKD from the coding sequence ATGCAACTTGTAAGAGCTGCAAATGGCATCCTGTGGGGTAACCTGATGATCTGGTTGTTGCTTGGGACTGGGATCTTTTACACCGTTCGCCTTGGCTTCCCGCAATTTCGGCGTTTCGGACATATGTTTAAGATCCTGCTGGGAAGCAGGAAGGCCGAGGAAAAGGGAATTTCGTCGTTTCAGGCCCTGTGTACCGGCTTGGCTGCACAGGTGGGAACGGGAAACATAGCAGGTGTAGCTACAGCACTTGTTTCTGGTGGCCCGGGTGCTGTCTTTTGGATGTGGATGACAGCGCTGGTCGGCATGGCGACTATTTCGGCCGAGGCCGTTTTGGCCCAGCTTTTTAGGGTAAAAAACGAGGACGGGACTTATCGCGGTGGGCCTGCTTACTATCTTGAAAGAGGGCTTGGCCAGAGGTGGATGGGCATCCTTTTTGCGATAAGCATCATACTGGCCATGCCATTGGTGTTCAACGCAGTTCAGTGCAACTCGATAGTTGCAGGCATCAGAGGGGCGTTTTTTAGGGACTCTTCGGCCAAAAATATAGAGCTTTATCTTGGCATAGGCGTTGCAGCCGTTACGGCCGTAGTCATCTTCGGAGGACTTAGAAGAATTGCCCGCGTGGCTGAGGTAGTCGTGCCTTTTATGGCTATCATGTACATAAGCATCGCTCTTGTGACTTTGATTTTAAACATTCATCACGTTCCGGATATCATCACCTTGATCTTTAAGAGTGCCTTTGGCGTCAGACAAGTCGCGGGCGGCATAATGGGTCACACGGTGTCTGAGGCATTGAGATATGGAGTGGCAAGGGGGCTTTTTTCCAATGAGGCCGGCATGGGGTCTACGCCGAACGCCCATGCCACAGCCGAAGTAAAACACCCTGTTCGGCAGGGGTTTACGGCCATGTTCGCAGTGTTCGTGGATACCATAGTGATTTGCTCTGCTACGGCGCTTTTCATATTGCTATCAAACCAGCTTGGCAGCGGCCTGACAGGAGTGGAACTGACTCAAGCTTCGCTAATTGATATCGTTGGCTCCTGGGGGGCCTATTTTTTGAGCATAGCTTTGACGTTTTTTGCATGGACATCGATATTGGGCAACTATTACTACGGAGAAAGCAACCTAATGTATCTCTTCCCCGGTTCGGAAGGAAGGGTAATGCTTTATATCTACAGAATTGGCGTGCTTGGGATGGTTATATTTGGAGCCGTAAGTTCGGTACCTTTCGTGTGGGAACTTGCGGACTTCTTCAACGGATTGATGGCCCTGCTCAACTTAGTGGGCATCCTTTGTCTGTCCGGCCTGGTTGTAAAGATGTTTAAAGATTATGAACGCCAGCTCGAGGCAAACCCCAAGGTAGAGCCGGTATACATCAGAAAAGATTGA
- the deoC gene encoding deoxyribose-phosphate aldolase yields MTREEIARYIDHTNLNPKASSLDIEHLCKEALQYGFAAVCVNPCRVRQAAELLEGRGVNVASVIGFPFGATLSEIKALETEHVIRDGANEIDMVINIGALKDDNCALVLKDISAVVKAGSAAIVKVILECCYLTNEEKVLACRLSAEAGADFVKTSTGFGSGGATIEDVMLLRRSVPAHMGVKAAGGIRDFKTAYAFIEAGASRIGTSSGPQIVSSCSLA; encoded by the coding sequence ATGACCCGCGAGGAAATAGCAAGATATATCGACCACACAAATTTAAATCCGAAGGCCTCAAGCCTTGACATAGAACATTTATGCAAAGAGGCGTTGCAATATGGTTTTGCGGCTGTATGCGTAAATCCCTGCAGAGTAAGACAGGCCGCGGAGCTTCTTGAGGGAAGGGGCGTAAATGTCGCTTCGGTAATCGGTTTTCCCTTTGGGGCGACCCTTTCCGAAATTAAGGCACTCGAAACTGAACACGTCATAAGAGACGGGGCAAACGAGATCGACATGGTAATTAACATCGGGGCACTAAAGGACGACAATTGCGCGCTTGTTTTAAAGGACATATCAGCTGTGGTTAAAGCTGGCAGCGCTGCGATCGTCAAGGTGATATTAGAATGCTGTTATCTAACGAATGAGGAAAAAGTATTAGCCTGCCGTCTCTCAGCCGAGGCGGGTGCCGATTTCGTCAAGACGTCGACGGGTTTTGGAAGTGGCGGGGCTACAATTGAAGATGTAATGCTGCTTCGAAGAAGCGTACCTGCCCATATGGGAGTGAAGGCCGCGGGAGGCATCCGTGATTTTAAGACCGCTTATGCATTCATAGAGGCTGGGGCGTCCAGGATAGGCACAAGCAGCGGCCCTCAAATAGTATCTTCCTGCAGTTTGGCCTAA
- a CDS encoding serine hydroxymethyltransferase, producing the protein MIEKSLISSLTQADPQVFGMMEGELARQRDGLELIASENFVSLAVLQAQGSVLTNKYAEGYPHKKYYGGCEYVENIEELAIKRACELFGAEHANVQPHSGTQANMAVYFSVMEPGDTLLAMNLDQGGHLSHGHPLNFTGRWYKVVPYGVKPDTETIDYDAVEALAKEHKPKVIVAGASAYPRFIDFKRFSDIAQEVGAILMVDMAHIAGLVAGGAHPSPVPYADFVTTTTHKTLRGPRGALILCKEKYGAQLDRTVFPGIQGGPFMHVIAAKAVCFHLAMQPEFKEYAKQVVANAKALAKGLSDRGFRLVSGGTDNHMMLVDLRSKKITGKEAEKVLESVGITVNKNMIPFDPEKPMVTSGVRIGTPALTTRGMKEKEMDLVADLIDRTLSHPDSESEKEKVRREVKELAHRFPLYPELSNPWC; encoded by the coding sequence ATGATCGAAAAGAGCTTAATCTCATCGCTTACTCAAGCGGATCCCCAAGTTTTCGGGATGATGGAAGGAGAGTTGGCCAGACAGCGCGACGGTTTGGAACTCATAGCCTCGGAAAACTTCGTTTCGCTAGCGGTCCTTCAAGCCCAAGGTTCGGTACTTACCAATAAATACGCAGAAGGATATCCTCACAAGAAATACTATGGCGGATGCGAATATGTCGAAAACATCGAAGAGCTGGCCATAAAGCGGGCGTGCGAGCTTTTTGGGGCAGAGCATGCAAACGTTCAGCCTCACTCAGGCACCCAGGCCAACATGGCCGTTTATTTTTCCGTGATGGAGCCGGGAGATACGCTTCTTGCAATGAATCTTGACCAGGGTGGTCATCTTTCGCACGGACATCCCCTGAACTTCACGGGCAGGTGGTATAAGGTCGTACCTTACGGAGTCAAACCGGATACCGAGACGATCGACTACGATGCCGTTGAGGCCTTGGCCAAAGAGCATAAGCCCAAGGTAATAGTGGCAGGTGCGAGCGCCTACCCGCGTTTCATAGACTTTAAGCGTTTCAGCGACATAGCCCAAGAAGTGGGAGCCATCTTGATGGTCGATATGGCCCACATTGCAGGGTTAGTTGCAGGGGGAGCACATCCAAGCCCGGTTCCATACGCAGACTTCGTGACGACCACGACGCATAAGACCTTGCGCGGGCCTAGAGGTGCCTTGATCCTGTGCAAGGAAAAATACGGCGCACAGCTTGATCGGACGGTCTTCCCCGGTATCCAGGGAGGCCCTTTCATGCACGTGATAGCGGCCAAGGCGGTATGTTTCCACCTTGCCATGCAACCTGAATTCAAGGAGTATGCCAAGCAGGTTGTCGCCAATGCAAAGGCTTTGGCTAAGGGTCTTAGCGACAGGGGATTTAGGCTCGTGTCAGGAGGCACGGATAACCACATGATGCTGGTAGACCTTAGGAGCAAGAAGATCACGGGTAAGGAAGCCGAAAAGGTCCTAGAGAGCGTCGGGATTACCGTAAACAAGAACATGATACCCTTCGACCCAGAAAAGCCCATGGTGACAAGCGGCGTTCGCATAGGAACGCCCGCCCTGACCACACGGGGAATGAAGGAAAAGGAGATGGACCTTGTCGCTGACCTGATAGACAGGACGTTGTCTCATCCCGACAGCGAAAGCGAAAAAGAAAAAGTGCGCCGTGAGGTCAAGGAGCTTGCTCACCGCTTTCCCCTTTATCCGGAACTGAGCAACCCTTGGTGTTAA
- the purE gene encoding 5-(carboxyamino)imidazole ribonucleotide mutase: MDRPLVGIVMGSNSDLDKLRGAFDIFNELDVPFEVTVASAHRTPDDAANYAKNARDRGIKVIIAAAGLSAALPGVLAAHTTLPVIGLPLEAGPLKGVDALLSIAQMPPGVPVAAVGIGGAINAALLAIEMLCLYDRSFEDKIREYRDKSSEKVLKARKDLGDLPTAPIEAFS; this comes from the coding sequence ATGGATAGACCGCTAGTCGGCATCGTGATGGGATCAAACTCCGACCTGGATAAACTAAGGGGGGCCTTTGACATCTTTAATGAATTAGACGTTCCCTTTGAGGTCACCGTGGCTTCTGCACATCGAACCCCCGATGACGCTGCAAATTACGCAAAGAACGCAAGGGACCGCGGCATCAAGGTTATCATCGCTGCTGCCGGTTTGTCTGCCGCTTTACCGGGGGTTTTGGCTGCCCATACTACTCTCCCGGTCATAGGGCTTCCATTGGAGGCAGGGCCATTGAAGGGCGTGGATGCCCTGTTGTCCATCGCTCAGATGCCTCCTGGAGTTCCCGTTGCGGCGGTGGGCATAGGCGGAGCGATTAACGCCGCCTTGCTTGCCATAGAGATGCTTTGTCTGTACGACCGGTCGTTTGAGGATAAGATCCGCGAATATCGGGACAAATCCTCAGAAAAAGTGCTCAAGGCCAGAAAAGATTTGGGCGACCTGCCAACGGCACCAATTGAGGCCTTCTCCTAA
- a CDS encoding LysR family transcriptional regulator, with product MTLQQLRTFLAVCDEMSITSAASKLFITQSAVSQQIKALEEEFEVKFFQKRGRRLYITADGKVFYQIAKEIMEKADSIIDKLKATKSLEVGSLKLASTHHLAQYLLMKPLMEFHNKYPKIDLMLQTLDANEIKHFIETKAADIGFVPDGTSMLSPLLKISKIYEDRMALIAWPEHSWRAKDRIEPAELGGTPFVFAATPSSINEIAVAFLKRHHINIETIIDVGNIDLLKEAVRHRMGLALTSRLAVEEELNRGDLIELPLAGVHELSFNFLMLTHRYEEPSYASWAFQKILKSHLTKSGLEVTLKQ from the coding sequence ATGACCCTGCAGCAACTTCGAACATTCCTCGCCGTCTGTGACGAGATGTCCATAACGAGTGCCGCCTCTAAGCTTTTTATAACCCAATCCGCCGTGAGCCAGCAGATAAAGGCGCTTGAGGAGGAATTTGAGGTGAAGTTCTTCCAAAAGAGAGGAAGAAGGCTTTATATAACCGCCGATGGAAAGGTGTTTTACCAGATAGCCAAGGAGATCATGGAAAAGGCTGACTCCATAATAGATAAGCTTAAGGCCACGAAAAGCTTAGAGGTGGGAAGCCTCAAACTGGCAAGCACCCATCACTTGGCCCAGTATCTGCTCATGAAGCCGCTTATGGAGTTCCATAATAAATACCCCAAGATCGACCTGATGCTCCAAACTCTCGATGCAAACGAGATAAAACACTTTATCGAGACAAAGGCCGCCGACATCGGCTTTGTCCCTGACGGCACGTCGATGCTCTCTCCGCTTCTTAAGATCTCCAAGATATACGAGGACCGCATGGCACTAATAGCCTGGCCAGAACATTCGTGGAGGGCAAAAGATAGGATAGAGCCTGCGGAGCTTGGGGGAACGCCCTTTGTATTTGCCGCCACTCCGTCCAGCATCAACGAGATAGCCGTCGCCTTCCTCAAAAGACATCATATCAACATAGAAACCATTATTGACGTCGGTAACATTGACCTGCTCAAAGAAGCGGTGAGGCATCGTATGGGCCTGGCGCTCACGAGCAGGTTGGCTGTCGAGGAGGAATTAAATCGAGGCGATCTGATAGAACTTCCCCTTGCAGGCGTTCATGAACTGAGCTTTAATTTTTTGATGTTGACCCATAGATATGAGGAGCCAAGTTACGCTTCCTGGGCCTTCCAAAAAATCTTAAAAAGCCACTTAACAAAATCTGGCCTTGAAGTAACGTTAAAACAATAA
- a CDS encoding YgeY family selenium metabolism-linked hydrolase, with product MRETFWDVVQQLSPGAVVELCSKLVSIPSISGREEKIAYYLFNLLETLGYDEVAMDEMGNVIARQIFGGSGKRLLFEAQMDHVDARDFIEWSFYPYGGIVSDGNIYGRGTVDAKGSLAAMIIAGSELKKCSDLLCGELAIACVVNQEVAEGVASSKVYEFFKPDGVVIGEASNLNIKRGQRGRAEVVIEVHGKIAHTSFPLSGINAADKMVFLLSFIKQHFLPPRHYLLGDGILVLTDLETSPSLGTSILPDRCVATFDRRLLVGESEGQVVEEIARLIALARDIDPELQGDVRLAEDYVSCFTGKRLKVKHFAPGWFFEEGEELVEKALSGLRAIGMEPSLSESGFGTNGCYYGGIKNIPTISFGPSKEDLAHTKDEHVNIDQLIKATQGYMAIAASFLA from the coding sequence ATGCGAGAAACGTTTTGGGATGTCGTGCAACAACTTTCGCCTGGAGCAGTCGTTGAGCTGTGTTCGAAGCTTGTAAGCATCCCTAGCATTTCGGGCAGGGAGGAAAAAATCGCTTACTACTTATTCAATCTGCTTGAGACCCTCGGTTACGACGAAGTGGCCATGGACGAGATGGGAAACGTCATAGCAAGGCAGATATTTGGCGGAAGCGGAAAGCGATTGCTTTTTGAGGCCCAGATGGATCACGTAGATGCGAGAGATTTCATCGAATGGTCCTTTTACCCCTATGGGGGCATCGTAAGCGATGGGAACATCTATGGCAGGGGCACGGTCGATGCAAAGGGAAGCTTAGCCGCGATGATAATCGCCGGAAGTGAACTTAAAAAGTGCTCCGATCTGCTTTGCGGGGAACTGGCCATAGCATGTGTCGTAAACCAGGAGGTGGCCGAAGGGGTTGCTTCCTCAAAGGTATATGAGTTCTTCAAGCCCGACGGCGTTGTCATCGGAGAGGCCTCGAACTTAAACATAAAGAGGGGCCAGCGCGGAAGGGCCGAGGTCGTCATTGAAGTTCACGGTAAAATTGCCCACACTTCTTTTCCCCTTTCGGGAATAAATGCCGCCGACAAGATGGTATTTCTCCTTTCCTTCATAAAACAGCACTTCTTACCGCCTCGCCATTACCTTTTGGGAGACGGAATATTGGTTTTGACGGACCTTGAGACATCGCCCTCTTTGGGGACGAGCATCCTGCCCGACAGATGCGTGGCCACCTTTGACAGGAGGCTTTTGGTCGGCGAATCCGAAGGTCAGGTCGTTGAAGAGATAGCGCGCTTGATTGCCCTTGCCAGGGACATAGACCCTGAACTGCAGGGAGACGTGAGATTGGCCGAAGACTATGTGTCCTGTTTCACGGGGAAACGTCTTAAGGTCAAACACTTCGCTCCCGGCTGGTTTTTCGAGGAAGGGGAAGAGCTTGTCGAAAAGGCTTTATCGGGCTTGCGGGCGATCGGAATGGAACCATCTTTATCCGAGTCGGGCTTTGGGACCAACGGCTGTTATTACGGCGGGATCAAAAATATCCCGACCATAAGCTTTGGGCCCTCCAAGGAGGACTTGGCACATACGAAAGATGAGCATGTAAACATAGATCAGCTCATAAAGGCGACGCAGGGATATATGGCCATAGCCGCCTCTTTTTTGGCATAA